Proteins found in one Salvia splendens isolate huo1 chromosome 10, SspV2, whole genome shotgun sequence genomic segment:
- the LOC121753280 gene encoding R3H domain-containing protein 2-like isoform X2, with protein MVDPFLVEALQNPRHRLTILRMELDIQKFLQSSDIQQFEFPHFPTSYLRLAAHRVAQHYGLQTMVLDSSVDGQGIRILVIKKAESKSPAVCLSDVLAKKSENDKLDQLKIVIRPRPKGSSNNSNELGLKRSPVRSVEERKEEYDRARARIFSSPSSSESEDTSFQVASDGRNSIINENEVSRNLAIDMDRSPFFREVGNSSRVAILRDREKDRTDPDYDRSYDRYVRSLPNNQSFNPGAFNMQKFQPPFVHYDSVFPHHGQMAAPQGSLNYGNHVMGPYCAMGLNPASTDALYVQWPTQSMMYAQSYDQLRHGFFQAPFCQQPLSFDYSQNHR; from the exons TTCTACGAATGGAGCTTGATATACAGAAGTTCCTGCAGAGTTCTGATATTCAGCAGTTTGAGTTTCCGCATTTCCCAACTTCATACCTTCGTCTTGCTGCTCACCGGGTTGCCCAACACTATGGTTTGCAGACTATGGTTCTGGATAGTTCTGTGGATGGCCAAGGAATCCGGATTCTGGTTATAAAGAAAGCAGAGAGTAAGTCTCCTGCTGTTTGCTTATCTGATGTACTAGCTAAAAAGTCAGAAAATGAtaaacttgatcaactcaagaTTGTCATACGACCAAGACCTAAAGGCTCCTCAAATAATTCCAATGAACTGGGGCTTAAACGAAGTCCGGTGAGATCCGTGGAAGAGAGGAAGGAGGAGTACGACAGAGCAAGGGCTCGTATATTTAGCAGTCCAAGTAGTTCCGAGTCAGAAGATACATCTTTCCAGGTTGCTTCTGATGGAAGGAATTCGATTATAAATGAGAATGAAGTTTCTAGAAACCTTGCTATTGATATGGATAGAAGCCCCTTCTTCAGGGAAGTAGGTAATTCTTCTAGAGTAGCCATTCTTAGGGACAGGGAAAAGGACCGAACCGACCCTGATTATGATCGCAGTTATGACAG ATATGTTAGGAGCCTCCCGAACAACCAGAGTTTCAACCCAGGAGCTTTCAATATGCAGAAATTCCAGCCTCCGTTTGTCCATTATGATTCTGTATTTCCCCATCATGGTCAGATGGCAGCACCTCAAGGTTCTTTAAACTATGGAAACCATGTGATGGGGCCTTACTGTGCCATGGGGTTAAATCCCGCTTCTACTGATGCCTTGTATGTGCAATGGCCAACTCAGTCCATGATGTATGCACAATCATATGATCAACTTAGACATGGCTTTTTTCAG GCTCCCTTCTGCCAGCAGCCTCTGAGTTTCGATTACTCACAGAACCATCGATGA
- the LOC121753280 gene encoding R3H domain-containing protein 2-like isoform X3: MELDIQKFLQSSDIQQFEFPHFPTSYLRLAAHRVAQHYGLQTMVLDSSVDGQGIRILVIKKAESKSPAVCLSDVLAKKSENDKLDQLKIVIRPRPKGSSNNSNELGLKRSPVRSVEERKEEYDRARARIFSSPSSSESEDTSFQVASDGRNSIINENEVSRNLAIDMDRSPFFREVGNSSRVAILRDREKDRTDPDYDRSYDRYVRSLPNNQSFNPGAFNMQKFQPPFVHYDSVFPHHGQMAAPQGSLNYGNHVMGPYCAMGLNPASTDALYVQWPTQSMMYAQSYDQLRHGFFQAPFCQQPLSFDYSQNHR; this comes from the exons ATGGAGCTTGATATACAGAAGTTCCTGCAGAGTTCTGATATTCAGCAGTTTGAGTTTCCGCATTTCCCAACTTCATACCTTCGTCTTGCTGCTCACCGGGTTGCCCAACACTATGGTTTGCAGACTATGGTTCTGGATAGTTCTGTGGATGGCCAAGGAATCCGGATTCTGGTTATAAAGAAAGCAGAGAGTAAGTCTCCTGCTGTTTGCTTATCTGATGTACTAGCTAAAAAGTCAGAAAATGAtaaacttgatcaactcaagaTTGTCATACGACCAAGACCTAAAGGCTCCTCAAATAATTCCAATGAACTGGGGCTTAAACGAAGTCCGGTGAGATCCGTGGAAGAGAGGAAGGAGGAGTACGACAGAGCAAGGGCTCGTATATTTAGCAGTCCAAGTAGTTCCGAGTCAGAAGATACATCTTTCCAGGTTGCTTCTGATGGAAGGAATTCGATTATAAATGAGAATGAAGTTTCTAGAAACCTTGCTATTGATATGGATAGAAGCCCCTTCTTCAGGGAAGTAGGTAATTCTTCTAGAGTAGCCATTCTTAGGGACAGGGAAAAGGACCGAACCGACCCTGATTATGATCGCAGTTATGACAG ATATGTTAGGAGCCTCCCGAACAACCAGAGTTTCAACCCAGGAGCTTTCAATATGCAGAAATTCCAGCCTCCGTTTGTCCATTATGATTCTGTATTTCCCCATCATGGTCAGATGGCAGCACCTCAAGGTTCTTTAAACTATGGAAACCATGTGATGGGGCCTTACTGTGCCATGGGGTTAAATCCCGCTTCTACTGATGCCTTGTATGTGCAATGGCCAACTCAGTCCATGATGTATGCACAATCATATGATCAACTTAGACATGGCTTTTTTCAG GCTCCCTTCTGCCAGCAGCCTCTGAGTTTCGATTACTCACAGAACCATCGATGA